From the Pseudoalteromonas tunicata genome, one window contains:
- the acnD gene encoding Fe/S-dependent 2-methylisocitrate dehydratase AcnD, producing MNSQFRKPLPGTSLDYFDTQAAVNAIAPGAYAKLPYTSKVLAENLVRRCEPEKLTDSLKQLIERKRDLDFPWFPARVVCHDILGQTALVDLAGLRDAIAEKGGDPSKVNPVVPTQLIVDHSLAVEHAGFEKDAFAKNRAIEDRRNDDRFHFINWTKTAFKNVDVIPPGNGIMHQINLERMSPVVQSRGGVAFPDTLVGTDSHTPMVDALGVIAIGVGGLEAESVMLGRASYMRLPDIIGVELVGKPAEGITATDVVLALTEFLRAEKVVSSYLEFYGEGTKHLTLGDRATISNMTPEYGATAAMFYIDEQTIDYLRLTGREDEQVKLVETYAKQTGLWADDCKAAEYERILRFDLTTICRNIAGPSNPHNRVPTSELAKRGISGVVENDGDKIPDGAVIIAAITSCTNTSNPRNMIAAGLLARNANAKGLTRKPWVKSSLAPGSKTVQMYLEDANLLPELEDLGFGVVAFACTTCNGMSGALDPVIQKEVLERKLYTTAVLSGNRNFDGRIHPHANQAFLASPPLVVAYAIAGTIRFDIEKDILGYDQAGQAVTLKDIWPTDAEINAVVASSVKPEQFRSVYNPMFDLKVEYGDHINPQYDWRPQSTYIRRPPYWEGALAGERTMKGMRPLAVLGDNITTDHLSPSNAIQMNSAAGEYLHKMGLPEEDFNSYATHRGDHLTAQRATFANPKLFNEMVKENGQVKQGSLARLEPEGTVTRMWEAIETYMARKQPLIIIAGADYGQGSSRDWAAKGVRLAGVEVIVAEGFERIHRTNLVGMGVLPLEFVDGENRHTYAIDGTETYDVVGEPTPGAMLTVVINRTDGTQTAVAVKCRLDTAEEVSIYAAGGVLQRFAQDFLELNQA from the coding sequence ATGAATAGCCAATTTCGCAAACCTTTACCTGGCACTTCCCTTGATTATTTTGATACCCAAGCCGCTGTTAATGCTATTGCTCCGGGTGCGTATGCCAAACTGCCTTACACCTCAAAAGTATTGGCTGAGAATTTAGTTCGCCGCTGCGAACCTGAAAAACTAACTGATTCGCTTAAGCAACTGATTGAACGTAAACGCGATTTGGACTTTCCATGGTTTCCTGCACGTGTTGTTTGCCACGACATTTTAGGACAAACCGCGTTAGTTGATTTAGCAGGGCTTCGTGACGCGATTGCCGAAAAAGGCGGCGATCCGTCAAAAGTAAACCCTGTGGTACCAACCCAGCTAATTGTTGATCACTCATTAGCTGTTGAGCATGCCGGTTTCGAAAAAGATGCATTTGCTAAAAATCGCGCGATAGAAGACCGTCGTAACGACGACCGTTTTCATTTTATTAATTGGACTAAAACCGCGTTTAAAAATGTAGATGTTATTCCGCCTGGTAATGGCATCATGCATCAAATCAACTTAGAGCGCATGTCACCTGTGGTGCAAAGTCGCGGCGGTGTGGCGTTCCCAGATACACTCGTTGGCACCGACAGCCATACACCTATGGTTGATGCGCTTGGCGTAATTGCAATTGGTGTTGGCGGCCTTGAAGCCGAAAGCGTGATGCTTGGCCGTGCTTCGTATATGCGCTTGCCTGATATTATTGGTGTTGAGTTAGTGGGGAAACCCGCAGAAGGGATCACCGCAACCGATGTGGTATTAGCATTAACTGAATTTTTACGCGCTGAAAAAGTGGTGAGCTCTTACCTTGAGTTTTACGGTGAAGGTACCAAGCATTTAACCCTTGGCGACCGCGCGACAATTTCAAATATGACCCCAGAATACGGTGCAACAGCTGCCATGTTCTACATCGATGAGCAAACCATTGATTATTTACGTTTAACAGGCCGTGAAGATGAGCAAGTTAAACTGGTCGAAACCTATGCCAAACAAACGGGTTTATGGGCAGATGACTGCAAAGCTGCCGAGTATGAGCGTATTTTACGTTTTGATTTAACAACCATTTGTCGCAATATTGCAGGGCCTTCAAATCCGCATAATAGAGTACCGACATCAGAGCTTGCCAAGCGCGGCATTAGTGGTGTGGTTGAAAACGATGGCGATAAAATTCCAGATGGCGCAGTAATAATTGCAGCCATCACCAGCTGTACCAATACCAGTAATCCACGCAATATGATTGCTGCAGGTTTATTGGCGCGTAACGCCAATGCCAAAGGGTTAACTCGCAAACCTTGGGTAAAATCGTCACTGGCACCTGGATCTAAAACAGTACAAATGTATCTTGAAGATGCCAATTTATTACCAGAATTAGAAGATTTAGGTTTTGGTGTCGTTGCATTTGCCTGTACCACCTGTAATGGCATGAGCGGGGCGCTTGACCCTGTGATTCAAAAAGAAGTGCTTGAACGTAAACTGTATACCACAGCTGTATTGTCGGGTAATCGTAACTTTGATGGTCGTATTCACCCCCATGCAAATCAGGCGTTTTTAGCTTCGCCACCATTAGTGGTAGCCTATGCCATTGCAGGGACCATTCGGTTTGATATCGAAAAAGATATTTTAGGTTATGACCAAGCAGGCCAAGCGGTCACGCTTAAAGATATTTGGCCAACCGATGCTGAAATTAATGCAGTGGTTGCCAGCTCAGTCAAACCTGAACAATTTAGAAGTGTATATAACCCAATGTTCGACTTAAAAGTGGAATATGGTGACCACATTAATCCGCAATATGATTGGCGCCCACAAAGTACCTATATTCGCCGTCCACCTTATTGGGAAGGCGCATTAGCGGGGGAGCGCACGATGAAAGGCATGCGCCCACTTGCGGTATTGGGAGATAACATCACCACCGATCATTTATCGCCATCAAATGCGATTCAAATGAACAGCGCCGCAGGTGAATATCTGCATAAAATGGGTTTACCAGAAGAAGACTTTAACTCCTATGCAACGCATCGTGGCGATCACTTAACAGCGCAGCGTGCAACGTTTGCCAATCCTAAATTATTCAATGAAATGGTCAAAGAAAACGGCCAAGTGAAACAAGGTTCATTAGCGCGCCTTGAGCCAGAAGGCACAGTTACGCGGATGTGGGAAGCAATTGAAACCTATATGGCGCGTAAACAGCCACTTATTATTATTGCAGGTGCTGATTATGGTCAGGGTTCATCTCGTGATTGGGCTGCAAAAGGTGTGCGTTTAGCCGGTGTTGAAGTGATTGTGGCAGAGGGATTTGAGCGAATTCACCGCACCAACTTGGTTG
- the prpC gene encoding 2-methylcitrate synthase — MTDKKLSGAGLRGQSAGETKLCTVGKSGSGLTYCGYDVSDLADNASFEEVAYLLFNGELPNQAQLTEYKAGLKAQRDLPQALKEVLQRIPADAHPMDVMRTGCSFLGNLEPETSFDQQHTAANRLLAAFPAIMCYWYRFSHENIEIECTSDEDSIGGHFLKLLSGDTPSEQHRKVMDVSLILYAEHEFNASTFTARVCASTLSDMFSCVTGAIGSLRGPLHGGANEAAMDMIQKFSSPEDAKIQMAGMLERKEKIMGFGHAIYRESDPRNVIIKKWSEKLAHEFGNTSLYDISVACEEYMWDSKKLFCNADFFHASAYHFMGIPTKLFTPIFVCSRVTGWAAHVMEQRANNRIIRPSADYIGAEPRKVTPISER; from the coding sequence ATGACAGATAAAAAATTAAGTGGGGCAGGCTTACGTGGCCAAAGTGCTGGTGAAACAAAATTATGTACGGTGGGCAAATCAGGCTCAGGCTTAACCTATTGTGGTTATGACGTATCGGACTTAGCCGATAATGCCAGCTTTGAAGAAGTGGCCTATTTACTGTTTAACGGTGAATTACCCAATCAAGCCCAATTAACTGAATATAAAGCTGGCCTTAAAGCGCAGCGCGATTTACCACAAGCGTTAAAAGAAGTATTACAACGTATTCCGGCTGATGCGCACCCAATGGATGTTATGCGCACAGGTTGTTCTTTTTTAGGTAATTTAGAGCCAGAAACAAGTTTTGATCAACAACACACCGCCGCGAATCGTTTATTGGCGGCATTTCCAGCAATCATGTGTTACTGGTATCGTTTTAGCCACGAAAACATTGAAATTGAGTGTACCTCAGACGAAGATTCAATAGGGGGTCACTTCTTAAAATTATTAAGCGGTGACACGCCATCAGAGCAACACCGTAAAGTAATGGATGTCTCGTTAATTTTATACGCAGAGCATGAATTTAACGCTTCAACATTCACTGCACGCGTATGTGCCTCAACGCTTTCAGATATGTTCTCGTGTGTGACGGGCGCGATAGGATCATTACGTGGCCCACTTCATGGTGGTGCAAACGAAGCCGCGATGGACATGATCCAAAAATTCAGCTCACCTGAAGATGCTAAAATTCAAATGGCTGGCATGCTTGAGCGCAAAGAAAAAATCATGGGTTTTGGCCATGCGATTTACCGCGAGTCAGATCCACGTAATGTGATCATCAAAAAATGGTCAGAAAAACTGGCCCATGAATTTGGTAATACGTCACTGTACGATATTTCGGTTGCCTGTGAGGAATACATGTGGGATAGCAAAAAACTATTCTGTAATGCTGATTTTTTCCATGCTTCGGCGTATCACTTTATGGGAATTCCAACTAAGTTATTCACGCCTATATTTGTCTGCTCTCGCGTAACAGGTTGGGCAGCACACGTAATGGAGCAACGTGCTAATAACCGTATTATTCGTCCAAGTGCCGATTACATCGGTGCAGAGCCGCGTAAAGTAACACCGATTAGCGAGCGTTAA
- the prpB gene encoding methylisocitrate lyase, whose protein sequence is MSAGKKFRQALVDNAPLQIVGTVNAYCAMMAEKIGHKAIYLSGAGVANASYGLPDLGMTSLDNVLEDIRRITAASDLPLLVDADTGWGGAFNIARTVKEMTKAGAAGCHIEDQVAQKRCGHRPNKAIVSTEEMVDRIKAAVDARTDAEFFIMARTDAFAQEGLEAAIERAKAYVAAGADGIFAEAVKTQAHYRAFTEALDVPVLANITEFGQTELWNKQELGEWGVSMVLYPLSAFRAMNKAAENVYQSILATGDQKAVVDTMQTRMDLYEYLGYHDYEQKLDSLFAEGKNK, encoded by the coding sequence ATGTCAGCAGGAAAAAAATTCAGACAAGCATTGGTTGACAATGCACCACTACAAATTGTCGGCACTGTGAATGCGTATTGCGCGATGATGGCTGAAAAAATTGGTCATAAAGCAATTTATTTATCGGGAGCGGGTGTAGCTAATGCTTCGTATGGCTTACCTGATTTGGGCATGACAAGTTTAGACAATGTACTTGAAGATATCCGACGTATCACTGCCGCCAGTGATTTACCGTTATTAGTTGATGCGGATACTGGTTGGGGTGGGGCATTTAATATTGCTCGTACTGTAAAAGAAATGACCAAAGCAGGTGCTGCGGGTTGTCATATTGAAGACCAAGTGGCGCAAAAACGTTGTGGTCATCGTCCTAATAAAGCGATTGTTTCTACTGAAGAAATGGTCGATCGCATTAAAGCAGCGGTGGATGCACGAACTGATGCTGAGTTTTTTATCATGGCACGTACCGATGCATTCGCTCAAGAAGGCTTAGAGGCTGCAATTGAGCGTGCCAAAGCGTATGTAGCGGCAGGGGCTGATGGTATTTTTGCTGAAGCGGTAAAAACGCAAGCACATTATCGCGCCTTTACTGAAGCACTTGATGTACCAGTATTAGCGAATATTACCGAATTTGGTCAAACTGAACTGTGGAATAAACAAGAGCTAGGCGAATGGGGAGTGAGCATGGTGCTTTATCCATTATCGGCATTTCGCGCCATGAACAAAGCAGCTGAAAATGTGTATCAGTCAATTCTTGCTACGGGCGACCAAAAAGCGGTGGTTGATACCATGCAAACTCGTATGGATTTATACGAGTACCTTGGTTATCACGATTATGAACAAAAACTTGACTCATTGTTTGCTGAAGGCAAAAACAAATAA
- a CDS encoding GntR family transcriptional regulator, giving the protein MDSENQIKTASDKVYVDIRQAIVEGEIPQGSKISEPELAKRYGVSRATLREALNRLESCHLVERKANVGSRVVALTETKLKEIFQVRASLEGLACRLAAQNMPDDEIAQVKALLDLHLANQRVKQGESYYQEEGDLDFHYRIIKGSKNSHLIHLLCNELYQLIRMYRVQMGMNGPRVSRAFDEHLAIINAIAAKDGELAELLMKRHIASSGANIENKFKAAADAVNQ; this is encoded by the coding sequence ATGGACTCAGAAAATCAGATAAAAACCGCTTCAGATAAAGTTTATGTCGACATTCGCCAAGCTATTGTTGAAGGTGAAATCCCGCAGGGCAGTAAAATATCTGAACCAGAGCTAGCAAAGCGCTATGGCGTGAGCCGCGCGACACTGCGTGAGGCACTTAATCGTTTAGAAAGTTGCCATTTGGTGGAGCGCAAAGCCAACGTAGGGAGCCGAGTGGTTGCTTTAACTGAAACTAAGCTCAAAGAAATTTTCCAAGTACGAGCGTCGCTCGAAGGGCTGGCATGTCGGTTAGCTGCACAAAATATGCCTGACGACGAAATTGCACAAGTCAAAGCCTTACTCGATTTACATTTAGCCAATCAACGAGTGAAACAGGGGGAATCCTATTACCAAGAAGAAGGTGATTTAGATTTTCATTATCGCATTATCAAAGGCAGTAAAAATAGTCATTTAATTCACTTACTGTGCAATGAGTTGTATCAATTAATTCGGATGTATCGAGTACAAATGGGCATGAATGGTCCTCGCGTTAGCCGTGCATTTGACGAACATTTAGCCATTATTAATGCCATTGCAGCAAAAGATGGTGAATTGGCAGAGTTGCTGATGAAGCGCCATATAGCTTCATCAGGCGCCAATATTGAAAACAAATTTAAAGCAGCCGCAGACGCTGTTAATCAATAA